The following coding sequences lie in one Nocardioides sambongensis genomic window:
- a CDS encoding S8 family peptidase yields the protein MRFSESGVAGLRHGDRSRRTRVLPALAASVAGVVGLSMLGAPALAEPDGAATAGPGADDGGLSGTADDFQEFKAGRYLVMMSAPPATGYAKTRVRGDRSFNSRTAAVRAYSNRLTASHDDLADDLGFDVERNFTIAANGFVADLTADQATELAGEREVLLVEKDSIVEADTWNTPDHLGLDGKQGMWKKFGGYKNAGDGVVVGIIDSGIWPESKSFAGAPLTKGQRTKWDIARVGSKVRMEKADGQLFTGECEAGEEFTADLCNRKLITARYFVDGYGEDRLLDEDYLSPRDGNGHGSHTASTAAGNHGVGARVEGVRFGRISGMAPAAKIASYKALWATEDGSASGATSDLVSAIDQAVADGVDVINYSISGSTDTTLESAELAFEGAAEAGIFVAASAGNSGPEASTVAHNSPWLTTVAANTHTSFENTLQLGNGTKIVGASIAKEALGSTPLVDAMTVGNGSTTDADTALCAPDSLDPAAVAGKIVVCERGTYDRVAKSEEVERAGGVGMVLANVSEGSLDADFHAVPTIHVSHTDSPKVYNYLERAGDGATAKFLLGNKTGKTTVVPQIAGFSSRGPAASDNGDLLKPDISAPGVSVLAAVAPPSNSGRNFDLYSGTSMSAPHVAGLAAFMLGERPTWSPMKIKSAMMTTATSLRTEDGKASRDLFAQGSGEVTPKRMFNPGLFVLSDGRQWRGYLAGLGLDTGVAPVAAKDVNVPSLAQGYVMSETSFTRTFTATRKGTWRIKVNVPGFKATTSKSQVVSRRTNDLEQVKFSFQRTTAPLSEYAFGYITLTGPTTVRLPVALRPVSVKAPSSVQGSGVDGNAQVDITGGFDGELQASTQGLVQGQVDEGTVPEGAYTLACVTIGEGNELAQFDLVAPDPASDLDMAIYASGSCNPADITALAGEAATPSSGETFSIEGAPAGDYIVQVVAYSAGTQEPVPYSLRAYDVGGVANEGSLTVTPNPVPVSTGADTSFETSWSGLQPDAHYLGILGYDGAPNSTYLYVDTGAE from the coding sequence ATGCGTTTCTCCGAAAGTGGCGTAGCCGGGCTGCGCCACGGCGACCGCTCCCGCCGCACCCGTGTCCTGCCCGCCCTCGCCGCCTCGGTGGCCGGCGTGGTCGGACTGTCGATGCTGGGAGCGCCGGCGCTGGCCGAGCCGGACGGCGCCGCGACCGCCGGTCCGGGCGCCGACGACGGCGGTCTGAGCGGCACCGCGGACGACTTCCAGGAGTTCAAGGCCGGCCGCTACCTGGTGATGATGTCGGCGCCGCCGGCGACGGGATACGCGAAGACCCGGGTGCGCGGCGACCGCTCGTTCAACTCCCGGACCGCGGCGGTGCGCGCCTACAGCAACCGCCTGACCGCGAGCCACGACGACCTCGCCGACGACCTCGGGTTCGACGTGGAGCGCAACTTCACCATCGCGGCCAACGGCTTCGTGGCCGACCTGACCGCCGACCAGGCCACCGAGCTGGCCGGCGAGCGCGAGGTGCTCCTGGTGGAGAAGGACTCGATCGTCGAGGCCGACACCTGGAACACCCCCGACCACCTCGGCCTCGACGGCAAGCAGGGCATGTGGAAGAAGTTCGGCGGCTACAAGAACGCCGGTGACGGCGTGGTCGTCGGCATCATCGACTCCGGCATCTGGCCCGAGTCGAAGTCCTTCGCGGGCGCCCCGCTGACCAAGGGGCAGCGCACCAAGTGGGACATCGCCCGGGTCGGCAGCAAGGTCCGGATGGAGAAGGCCGACGGCCAGCTCTTCACCGGTGAGTGCGAGGCCGGTGAGGAGTTCACTGCCGACCTCTGCAACCGCAAGCTGATCACCGCCCGCTACTTCGTCGACGGCTACGGCGAGGACCGGCTGCTCGACGAGGACTACCTCTCGCCGCGCGACGGCAACGGCCACGGCAGCCACACCGCCAGCACCGCCGCCGGCAACCACGGTGTCGGTGCCCGGGTCGAAGGCGTCCGGTTCGGCAGGATCTCCGGCATGGCCCCGGCGGCCAAGATCGCCAGCTACAAGGCCCTGTGGGCGACCGAGGACGGTTCGGCCTCCGGCGCGACCAGCGACCTGGTCTCCGCGATCGACCAGGCCGTCGCCGACGGGGTCGACGTGATCAACTACTCGATCTCCGGGTCCACCGACACCACGCTGGAGTCCGCGGAGCTCGCCTTCGAGGGCGCGGCCGAGGCCGGCATCTTCGTCGCCGCCTCCGCCGGCAACAGCGGCCCCGAGGCATCGACCGTGGCGCACAACAGCCCCTGGCTGACCACCGTCGCGGCGAACACCCACACCAGCTTCGAGAACACGCTGCAGCTGGGCAACGGCACGAAGATCGTCGGCGCCTCGATCGCCAAGGAAGCACTCGGCTCGACGCCCCTGGTCGACGCGATGACGGTCGGCAACGGCTCCACCACCGACGCCGACACGGCGCTGTGCGCCCCGGACAGCCTGGACCCGGCGGCCGTCGCCGGGAAGATCGTGGTCTGTGAGCGCGGCACCTACGACCGGGTGGCCAAGAGCGAGGAGGTGGAGCGCGCCGGCGGCGTCGGGATGGTCCTGGCGAACGTCAGCGAGGGCAGCCTGGACGCGGACTTCCACGCGGTGCCGACGATCCACGTCTCCCACACCGACTCGCCGAAGGTCTACAACTACCTGGAGCGCGCCGGGGACGGAGCCACCGCCAAGTTCCTGCTGGGCAACAAGACCGGGAAGACCACGGTGGTCCCGCAGATCGCCGGGTTCTCCTCCCGCGGCCCGGCCGCCTCGGACAACGGTGACCTGCTGAAGCCGGACATCTCCGCGCCGGGCGTCAGCGTGCTCGCGGCGGTCGCCCCGCCGTCCAACTCGGGCCGCAACTTCGACCTCTACTCCGGCACGTCGATGTCGGCCCCGCACGTGGCCGGACTCGCCGCGTTCATGCTGGGCGAGCGGCCGACCTGGTCGCCGATGAAGATCAAGTCGGCGATGATGACCACCGCGACCAGCCTGCGCACCGAGGACGGCAAGGCGTCCCGCGACCTCTTCGCGCAGGGCTCCGGCGAGGTCACCCCGAAGCGGATGTTCAACCCCGGGCTGTTCGTGCTCTCCGACGGTCGGCAGTGGCGCGGCTACCTGGCCGGCCTCGGCCTGGACACCGGCGTGGCGCCGGTCGCGGCGAAGGACGTCAACGTGCCCTCGCTGGCCCAGGGCTACGTGATGAGCGAGACCTCGTTCACCCGCACCTTCACCGCGACCCGCAAGGGCACCTGGCGGATCAAGGTGAACGTGCCCGGCTTCAAGGCGACCACCAGCAAGTCGCAGGTGGTCTCCCGGCGTACCAACGACCTGGAGCAGGTGAAGTTCTCCTTCCAGCGCACCACCGCCCCGCTCAGCGAGTACGCGTTCGGCTACATCACCCTGACCGGCCCGACCACGGTCCGGCTGCCGGTCGCGCTGCGGCCGGTGTCGGTCAAGGCGCCGAGCTCGGTCCAGGGCAGCGGCGTGGACGGCAACGCGCAGGTGGACATCACCGGCGGCTTCGACGGTGAGCTCCAGGCGTCGACCCAGGGCCTGGTCCAGGGCCAGGTCGACGAGGGCACGGTCCCCGAGGGCGCCTACACCCTGGCCTGCGTGACCATCGGCGAGGGCAACGAGCTGGCGCAGTTCGACCTGGTCGCCCCCGACCCGGCCAGCGACCTGGACATGGCGATCTACGCGTCCGGCTCGTGCAACCCGGCCGACATCACCGCCCTGGCCGGCGAGGCCGCGACGCCGTCGTCGGGGGAGACGTTCAGCATCGAGGGCGCCCCGGCCGGCGACTACATCGTCCAGGTGGTCGCCTACTCGGCGGGCACGCAGGAGCCGGTGCCCTACTCGCTGCGGGCCTACGACGTGGGCGGTGTCGCCAACGAGGGGTCGCTCACCGTGACCCCGAACCCGGTGCCGGTGAGCACCGGGGCGGACACCTCGTTCGAGACGTCCTGGTCCGGTCTCCAGCCCGACGCCCACTACCTCGGCATCCTCGGGTACGACGGAGCGCCGAACTCGACGTACCTCTACGTCGACACCGGGGCGGAGTGA
- a CDS encoding phosphotransferase family protein: protein MNDTAREESRPVRDEDAFDVPALAAWLDRGPIDEVRQFPGGASNLTYLLRMADGQELILRRPPTGTKAKGAHDMGREYRLQAGLAPYFDKVAPMVAYADDAQSPLGAELYVMERVAGVIPRKEFGFEVSTRQASDLCRAYLDTLVDLHALDVAEVPVLTELAKGEGYVERQMTGWVRRFEAARTDDTGDWSDVIGWLRAHQPADVAQCLVHNDYRFDNMVLDADDPTRIVALLDWELATVGDPLMELGNCLTYWVQPDDDDFLLALRRQPTTTPGMWTRDQLVGYYLERTGYDPSPEALVFYEVFGQFRLAVIAQQIYYRYFHGQTTNEAHAGFGAAVGYLEARSRRTLGGA, encoded by the coding sequence ATGAACGACACCGCCCGCGAGGAGTCGCGCCCGGTCCGCGACGAGGACGCGTTCGACGTCCCGGCGCTCGCCGCGTGGCTGGACCGCGGCCCGATCGACGAGGTGCGCCAGTTCCCCGGCGGCGCCTCCAACCTGACCTACCTGCTGCGGATGGCCGACGGGCAGGAGCTGATCCTGCGGCGCCCGCCGACCGGGACCAAGGCGAAGGGCGCCCACGACATGGGTCGTGAGTACCGGCTCCAGGCCGGGCTGGCGCCGTACTTCGACAAGGTCGCGCCGATGGTCGCGTACGCCGACGACGCGCAGAGCCCGCTGGGGGCCGAGCTCTACGTGATGGAGCGGGTGGCCGGTGTCATCCCGCGCAAGGAGTTCGGGTTCGAGGTGTCCACCCGGCAGGCCTCCGACCTGTGCCGCGCCTACCTGGACACCCTGGTCGACCTGCACGCCCTGGACGTCGCCGAGGTGCCGGTGCTCACCGAGCTCGCCAAGGGCGAGGGCTACGTCGAGCGCCAGATGACCGGTTGGGTACGACGCTTCGAGGCCGCCCGCACCGACGACACCGGCGACTGGTCCGATGTCATCGGCTGGCTCCGGGCGCACCAGCCGGCCGACGTCGCCCAGTGCCTGGTGCACAACGACTACCGCTTCGACAACATGGTCCTCGATGCCGACGACCCGACCCGGATCGTGGCGCTGCTGGACTGGGAGCTGGCCACCGTCGGCGACCCGCTCATGGAGCTGGGCAACTGCCTGACCTACTGGGTGCAGCCCGACGACGACGATTTCCTGCTGGCGCTGCGCCGACAGCCGACGACGACCCCGGGGATGTGGACCCGCGACCAGCTGGTCGGCTACTACCTGGAGCGGACCGGGTACGACCCGTCGCCGGAGGCGCTGGTGTTCTACGAGGTCTTCGGGCAGTTCCGGCTCGCGGTGATCGCGCAGCAGATCTACTACCGCTACTTCCACGGGCAGACCACCAACGAGGCCCATGCCGGCTTCGGTGCGGCGGTCGGCTACCTGGAGGCGCGCAGCCGCCGCACGCTGGGCGGGGCCTGA
- a CDS encoding histidine phosphatase family protein gives MGVLHLVRHGQASFGSDDYDVLSDAGHQQARVLGAWLAAHGPAPATVVHGGLRRHRETWAGTLEGAGWAGVPDALVASDWDEFDFQAVLARYSGLTDDLLADDVDRREFQAYFERATGHWIGHTEEGEAGYDESFSAFVERSRRALRAAARLDGPVVAVTSGGVIAALAAVLLSSGDPEAAPDLPTVGTLWERLNTVVVNTSVTRVLLGATGARLLTFNEHPHLPRELRTYR, from the coding sequence ATGGGCGTGCTGCACCTGGTCCGGCACGGCCAGGCGTCCTTCGGGTCCGACGACTACGACGTGCTCTCCGACGCCGGGCACCAGCAGGCTCGGGTGCTGGGCGCCTGGCTCGCCGCCCACGGGCCGGCGCCGGCGACGGTGGTGCACGGTGGGCTGCGCCGGCACCGGGAGACCTGGGCCGGGACCCTGGAGGGTGCCGGGTGGGCGGGGGTGCCGGACGCCCTGGTGGCCAGCGACTGGGACGAGTTCGACTTCCAGGCGGTGCTCGCCCGCTACTCGGGGCTGACCGACGACCTCCTCGCCGACGACGTCGACCGGCGGGAGTTCCAGGCCTACTTCGAGCGGGCCACGGGCCACTGGATCGGGCACACCGAGGAGGGCGAGGCCGGCTACGACGAGTCGTTCTCCGCGTTCGTGGAGCGGTCCCGACGCGCGCTGCGGGCGGCCGCCCGTCTCGACGGTCCGGTGGTCGCGGTGACCTCGGGCGGGGTGATCGCGGCCCTCGCGGCGGTGCTGCTGAGCTCCGGTGACCCGGAGGCGGCACCGGACCTGCCGACCGTCGGCACGCTGTGGGAGCGACTGAACACGGTGGTGGTGAACACCTCGGTCACCCGGGTGCTGCTCGGTGCGACCGGAGCACGGCTGCTCACCTTCAACGAGCACCCCCACCTCCCCCGGGAGCTGCGCACCTACCGCTGA
- a CDS encoding SDR family NAD(P)-dependent oxidoreductase — MSSTSTAPSAPRVLVTGAARGLGAALAAAWEERGAVVLRTDRDDAAVGQGVHRLDVTSEADWSAVRDHVESTWGGLDVLVNNAGVAGGGRLDVATIAEWQRLVEINLLGAVRGTATFTPLLKRQRSGRIVNVASLAGLVHPAGMAAYNATKAAVVALTETTGHELAGYGVTAHVVCPSYFRTGLMDGAEGTDTALTGVVTQLVENARLGPDEIASAVLAGLDAGDELILPDPDARAAYGLKRSDRAGYDRTMRAQAAKLAALTHHEETR; from the coding sequence GTGAGCTCCACCAGCACCGCGCCGTCCGCACCTCGCGTCCTCGTCACCGGCGCCGCTCGAGGGCTCGGCGCCGCACTGGCCGCCGCCTGGGAGGAGCGCGGCGCGGTGGTGCTGCGCACCGACCGCGACGACGCCGCGGTGGGTCAGGGGGTCCACCGGCTCGACGTCACCAGCGAGGCCGACTGGTCGGCCGTCCGCGACCACGTCGAGTCCACCTGGGGTGGGCTGGACGTGCTGGTCAACAACGCCGGTGTGGCCGGCGGCGGTCGGCTCGACGTGGCCACGATCGCGGAGTGGCAGCGGCTGGTGGAGATCAACCTGCTCGGCGCGGTCCGGGGGACCGCCACCTTCACCCCGCTGCTCAAGCGGCAGCGCAGCGGCCGGATCGTCAACGTCGCCTCCCTGGCCGGCCTGGTGCACCCGGCCGGGATGGCGGCGTACAACGCGACCAAGGCGGCCGTCGTCGCGCTGACCGAGACCACCGGACACGAGCTCGCCGGCTACGGCGTCACTGCGCACGTGGTCTGTCCGTCCTACTTCCGGACCGGGCTGATGGACGGCGCGGAGGGCACCGACACCGCACTGACCGGCGTGGTCACCCAGCTGGTCGAGAACGCGCGTCTGGGGCCGGACGAGATCGCGTCCGCGGTGCTCGCCGGGCTCGACGCCGGCGACGAGCTGATCCTGCCCGACCCCGACGCCCGGGCGGCGTACGGGCTGAAGCGGTCCGACCGCGCCGGCTACGACCGGACGATGCGCGCCCAGGCCGCCAAGCTCGCCGCCCTGACCCACCACGAGGAGACCCGATGA